A single Aspergillus chevalieri M1 DNA, chromosome 3, nearly complete sequence DNA region contains:
- a CDS encoding putative copper resistance protein Crd2 (COG:S;~EggNog:ENOG410PR7N) — translation MVHPNTTCCKTSGDSGCVCAAQAKCSCGKENALHCSCNKASTENAVSGARCSCRSRPVGQCTCERSTSENQPFSGSSCPCGARPEASCTCERADAVESAIETDFTSFGR, via the exons aTGGTCCACCCCAACACCACCTGCTGCAAGACCTCTGGAGACAGTGGTTGTGTCTGCGCTGCCCAGGCGAAGTGCTCCTGCGGCAAGGAAAACGCCCTCCACTGTTCCTGCAATAAAGCTTCGACTGAGAACGCTGTTTCCGGCGCGAGATGTTCGTGCA GATCCCGCCCCGTTGGTCAATGTACCTGTGAACGATCGACGAGCGAAAACCAGCCGTTCAGTGGTTCCAGCTGCCCGTGCGGAGCCAGGCCCGAGGCATCGTGTACTTGCGAGAGAGCGGATGCGGTCGAGTCGGCTATTGAGACCGACTTCACCTCGTTTGGACGGTGA
- a CDS encoding DUF924 family protein (COG:S;~EggNog:ENOG410PT58;~InterPro:IPR011990,IPR010323;~PFAM:PF06041;~go_function: GO:0005515 - protein binding [Evidence IEA]), translated as MLVCPIRCSTSLSLSRRSAPAFRCGGARKNIDAVAVRYPCSPHSNCTNSLKKIPIRISRGIMMARPYTRILDFWFSPKSSPTYLQEKPFWYGSPSDDAYVRHHLSADYESAQSGSLDDWQHLGDGEGALALILLLDQVPRNIFRGSPRAYATDNKAVAVARYAVLDRGWDRGMPTIQRRYMYSPFNHSEHIKDQEVSVRLFTELGDGYHLHWARNFYEQIKRDGRFKHRDTVLGRK; from the coding sequence ATGCTCGTGTGTCCAATACGATGCTCAACCTCGTTGTCGCTTTCCCGCCGATCCGCGCCGGCGTTCCGCTGTGGCGGTGCGAGGAAGAACATTGATGCGGTGGCGGTGCGATACCCTTGTTCTCCGCACTCCAACTGCACCAACTCTCTAAAGAAGATACCAATACGAATATCGAGAGGAATAATGATGGCGCGACCTTACACCCGCATCCTCGACTTCTGGTTCAGCCCCAAATCCTCCCCAACCTACCTCCAAGAAAAACCCTTCTGGTACGGCAGCCCATCCGACGACGCATACGTCCGCCATCACCTCAGCGCAGACTACGAATCCGCCCAATCCGGCTCTCTAGATGACTGGCAGCACCTAGGCGACGGCGAGGGCGCGCTTGCCCTAATCTTACTCCTCGACCAGGTCCCCCGGAATATCTTCCGAGGTTCGCCGCGGGCGTATGCCACGGATAACAAAGCCGTAGCCGTGGCGCGGTATGCGGTGCTGGACCGTGGGTGGGATCGTGGCATGCCGACTATTCAGAGGAGGTATATGTATTCGCCGTTTAATCATTCCGAGCATATTAAGGATCAGGAGGTGTCGGTGAGGTTGTTTACGGAGTTGGGGGATGGGTATCATTTGCATTGGGCGAGGAATTTTTATGAGCAGATTAAACGGGATGGAAGGTTTAAGCATAGGGATACGGTGTTGGGGAGGAAGTAA